One Acidaminococcales bacterium genomic window carries:
- a CDS encoding SIMPL domain-containing protein (The SIMPL domain is named for its presence in mouse protein SIMPL (signalling molecule that associates with mouse pelle-like kinase). Bacterial member BP26, from Brucella, was shown to assemble into a channel-like structure, while YggE from E. coli has been associated with resistance to oxidative stress.) — protein sequence MSGRFGFCLALVCCALLFALPAAAAPAAESGDTISVRGSAAREVAPDVAYITLGVSARDEKTEKAGAETAARVDGIVKSLAALGIGKKEIKTENFSVRPVYQPEENRRERAAAYEVENILTIHIRNLDAIGAVIDAALAAGANKFSGVRFAASGAAALQKELLSEAVRDGREKADIVAQSAGRRVGALLRAEVDGAGAQARALKSLDAAEFAGNQIFAGAITLTASVNLTFALEQTGGRQ from the coding sequence ATGAGCGGGCGTTTTGGCTTTTGCCTGGCGCTAGTATGCTGCGCGTTGCTGTTTGCCTTGCCGGCGGCGGCGGCGCCCGCCGCAGAAAGCGGCGACACGATAAGCGTCCGGGGGAGCGCCGCGCGCGAGGTTGCCCCTGACGTTGCCTACATAACGCTCGGCGTATCCGCCCGGGACGAAAAGACTGAAAAGGCCGGCGCGGAAACTGCGGCCAGGGTGGACGGCATCGTTAAAAGCCTTGCGGCTTTGGGCATTGGGAAAAAAGAAATAAAAACAGAAAATTTTTCCGTGCGGCCTGTCTACCAGCCGGAAGAAAACCGTCGGGAAAGGGCAGCCGCTTACGAAGTGGAGAACATTTTGACCATACACATTCGCAATTTAGACGCGATCGGGGCGGTCATTGACGCCGCGTTGGCCGCAGGTGCAAACAAATTCAGCGGCGTGCGGTTTGCCGCCTCCGGCGCGGCGGCTCTGCAAAAAGAATTGTTAAGCGAAGCGGTGCGCGACGGGAGGGAAAAAGCTGACATAGTGGCGCAAAGCGCCGGCCGCCGCGTCGGCGCTTTGCTCAGAGCCGAAGTCGACGGCGCAGGCGCGCAGGCGCGCGCTTTAAAGTCCCTTGACGCGGCGGAGTTTGCCGGCAACCAGATTTTCGCCGGCGCCATAACGCTGACGGCAAGCGTCAACCTAACTTTCGCACTGGAACAAACGGGCGGCCGCCAATAA